In the genome of Brassica napus cultivar Da-Ae unplaced genomic scaffold, Da-Ae ScsIHWf_814;HRSCAF=1164, whole genome shotgun sequence, the window TGTTATGTTATAAATGagacagaaaaaaataatattttatcatgCCAAAAATATGGAGTACAATATAAGATTTAGCTGGCATCATGAAACCTAgcattattaaaattttgaataagattCCACTATCCAAATGCGAAGCACTTGAGGCATAAagcttctaaaaattgtaaggATCTACATGTTATTAGGAAACAAGATCATGTGATAAAAGGATTAGGAGATAAGAACATACTCCTTTatcacaatataaatatatgatcttATCTCTTAATACATGTCTAGATCTATATGTTAAATTGACATGTTTTTATCCATACAAtacacacaaaataaaatataaatagtttttatacGCGTCTTCGTTCATACAATCTCTAATGATGTTTGTTTGAACATTACAATAactttattcaaaaatattaaaatatgaaaataaaatatagatagtTTTCATGCGCGTCTTCGTTCATACAATCTCGTTTTCACAATTTATAAACTTCAATTTACATTTTCTTGAAatgatattttacattttagcaaaaaaaaggatgaaaataaatgtaatttCGTTTGAAATAAGCGAACATGTAATTGATTAGTGGGAGGAAAATGTTAGATGTGCTATggacaattttttaatttatatcaattgatttatattgtAGTACGGACCCTTGCTTTATATCAATTCTTGTTGTGACGCGACGGACCACACTATATAAAAgattatttatgtaaaatatttataataaatgaaatttgatttttgtgtTGTTCCAAGAGGCAATTCCTACTACGTCAGccaatagttaatatatttgtCAACCGTCAGCCAATTAGGTTCCTTGCAGAGTGGAAGaatctatcatattattttagttataccAATTTTATATTAGGAAAAggtacaaaaataaataaaataaatggaaTCTTACTATTTTATTGTTGAGTCGACGACGATTCCAGCCTCCGGCTCAAATCTCCACGCGAATTGATGACGTCAACAATACTTTATACTTTTCTTacttttatattgtttaaaattataaaatccgTAAAATGTGTGTGGAAACACGAAAGCATTGTTGCATTATCTTTAGACAACGTTTAGGTCATTAGcattcataaatttttatttcagaGCTCTTAATTTACCGGCTGAGAAACTAATTGgattttacaaatatttgtttGGGAAATAAATAACAAGAGCCTCAGGTCCAGTATAAGCCCAAGCCCACTTACCTTCTTTTACGTCTAGTGGAAGCCAAAAACTCATAGAGAAGAAGCAAAGAGGAGAACCCAAAACTCAACTCAAACACAATTTGTGGAAGCTTGAACTTGAAGTATTCTACTTCTGTGGAACACATAAATAACACAAAGAAGAGACTAAAGTAcaaactaaataacataaactatGATTCTTGAATGCTAATATGGGCCAAAAGCTTGTTggcttataaaaaaaactttggttTATATTGATATAATTGTAAGAAAATGATGTATATATAGAGAAGAGTCACGCTCATCTTTACAATTACAAGTCTCAATGCTTTCTGCAGTATCTCTTTAACTTCCCACAAGCCCTTTGTACCGAGCATGCGACATAATGAACACGAACAAGATTACACAACACATCCCCGTACCAATCACAACCTGCAACAACAAAACCGGATTTACATTAGTCCTgagatttattaattaatgtatCTTTATCAAGCAAAATATCAAGAACTTGGTTACATACATATTTGAACATGTATCCATGGTCATTGTTCCATGTGTATGGAATGTTCATCCCGAATATTCCAGCGACCAGAGAGTAAAACGATGAGCAAACGGTTCCAGAACTCAACACAAGCTCCAGCTGCAAGGTTTTAAAAGATGATCAAGAAAAGAAACTCATGAAGATGATAGAAAAATTTCAACATTCACTTACCTGAATCAGCTGATTACGATGATTGTCTAGCTGGATGTTGATGTAATCCTCTGTGTCATCGATATACTCACGTAGCtgcaccaaaataaataaaaattgagagCTGGAAGAAGAAAgtttttaaagaataaaaaaagacACAATGAAGGAGCAAGAAGATAACTGTTGTTAATCTGTTCAAAGTGCTGTCGATTTGCATGAAGTATGCCTCGAGCAACATCTCAAGCTCTTCAACATCGTTTTCATCCCCACGAACTGTGGCTAGACTCGCTCTGCTCGCTCTCGAGATCTTGGAGCCTATTGTTGGGGAAGTGAGATAGTAATTTGGACTAGTGGACGCTGAGGAAGCGCTGAAGAGTTTCCTCGAAAGGTAAAGATCTGCCATGTCATCATCATCGTCCAGCAACTGTTCCAGCTCATCTCTTACCTTTTGAACTCGAGCTGTTAACCGAGTCATTGCACTCTTCAGCTTCCGAACTCTATCCAAGTTACGGCTACTAATCTACAAAGATGAATGTAAAAAAAACACTGTTAAGAACTGGAACAGCGTTGATACTTAAACGTTTGAGTGTACCTTACCTTTGAGGTAAGTTCATCCAAAGCAGGATAAGCAGCTGTTTCCAACTCTGTTGTTCTTGCAGCTAAGAAGCTGCAGATTGCTTCCAAGAAAACTTCAAGCGCCCGAAACTCAAATGGGGATTCTATAATGCAACAAGCAAGCAGAGATTTCAATAAACCTGTAATGAAAAGCTAAGAGCTTGTGGAGGAGGATAGTAAGGTACCATCTTCTTCACCAGCATCAGCGTCATTATGTGCATTTGAGCTTTCTTTCCCATCTCCTTGACCATGGTGTTCTTCGTTACCAACAGGTAAgcgtctttcgagctccttcacAACTGGAATAACATGTTCATCCGATGGATCCCTAAGCAAAACCTGTAAATGTAATCGTTACTAATACAAGATGAGATAAGGTTTCATCTAactcaatgttctaaaaatcggtctaggttGCGCATAAATGCCTGTCTTGAAGCTGCTCCTCTATAAAGATCCTAATTACCGCCTAgcaatttcttgaacattgataCAATCAGTCATAGGCTGCGCATAAATGCCCGTCTCGAAGCTAATCCTCTATAAAATGCTTAATTACCGCCTatcaatttcttgaacattgataGAATAGGTCATAAGCTGCGCACATTGATAGAATAGGTCATAAGCTAATCCTCTATATAAAGAGCCTAATTACTTGAATATTGATACAATCGGTCATAAGCTACGGAACCTAATTACTGCCTAGCAATTTCTTGAACAATTGATACAAAGGAATCAAGAAGAAAACCAACCTCTTCGGAAGTGATAATCGCCTTGATATGCTGCATCAcaccacacacacacaaaacaatcCCACTGTGAAACCAaacaaagaaacagagaaaactAATGTCTGAAGAACAAATTAGAATGAAGTACCGAACAATCCTCACCTCCAAATTGAGCACAATGGCTCTCTCACGGCCAAGAATAGTAGACGGGTAAGATAAATTCGGGTCAAGAATCCGAAGATCACGAGCGTGGATCTGGACGCGGTGCATGATAGCATACTTATCAACATCAAGCGCCTCACTCTCTCCCGTCGCGACTATACTAACCCAACTCCGCGACGATTGAGGCTTCGTCTTGGTCGCTACCATGTTAACGCTATTATGCGCCATCTCTGAAAACGCACACACACTTCCTCCACGCCGTCTGGTAAAAATTCAACCACCGTAAACCTCACGCGaatttgagaaagaaaaagagagagagagaatcagaCATACGAATTCGACGGAGGAGGAGACAAAACCCTAAAGCGAATCTTCGTCTTGTCTGCTCCTCCTTTTTCATCAAAAAAGATTTTCCTTTTCGAGCTTTTCTGGTAGGTTtggtttttgtgttttttttttttttgtccggAAGGAGAGTTTTAACAGTTTCAGATTAAATCGAAAACGTGATTACTTtaattctgttttctttttttcccaAATCAAACCGGAGCTAACCGAAATAAACCGTTAATATAACTATAAGGAGTAGAGAATTTATCTAAACTTGCTAAACCCAAATCTGTTATTACATACCTGAATTACCATACTATTCTCGTTTTAGATAAGAAATATCtcaaatgtaataataaatacTAGGACTAtccctataaatatactataaatatatttggataccattttaaaaaaaattcttaaataacaCAAATAAATTCAGAGTCGGAATTTAATGCAAGTGAAAGAAAATCCAAACTAGCTAAAACCCAAATCTGATAGAATGCAAGTTAAGTCTAAATTTACATACCTGAATAATTACCATATACTATACTCAgcattaaagaagagaagaaaaaatgatgtcaaaaaaaaaaaatcatatcgaTTTATATACTTGAACTATCCTATATGTAAAATggtattaatagtttaataccCATGAAATCGACTTTTCATTTCCgataattaacaaaaacaaatttgaaaaaacgaCAATTCACAATTTCAGTTTATTCCAACTTGCATAAGCTTAAGcatgtttacaatttttttcattttaatttaaaaattaaaatccacTAGAAATCAGATTCTAATACTCAAAGAATGTTTCAAGTCACCAACGTGAAGACGATGCTGACCCAAACCAATCTTCCTCTTACCGATCTCATCAACAACGCTTAGATCTTTACAGACATCAACCTTAAACTTAACCACCGCTTCTTCCATCTTCCCCAAACGAATTTTCTCAAACCCCAAAAGATGCTTCCTCGGCGCTCCATGAACCTCCGGCGGCGTCGTGAACAAAAACACCGTGTGAACCCCTTCTCTCTCCCCCACCGTTCCTTACCTTAACCTGAACCTCGAAACCGGAGACAGTGTTCTCGCAGTGTGGTCCAACCGCATCCAAAGATTGACACTCCGATGATCGGCAAACGTGATTCTCTTCAAGACGGAGAGAGACGACACGTGGAGCTTTGACTAAGCTGTGGCTGAACTTGGTGTAGCTGAGTCCATCTCCGAAGGAGTAAACTGTTTCTCCGGTGTAGAACCGGTAAGTCCGACCCGGATACCCGTTTGATGTATCGGGTCTCATGTTCATATTCGTCATCGGAACTTTCTCCACGTAGGATTGTGGATACCACGTCATTGGTAACCTTCCACCTATAATATCATAACTCACCGGTTAACACCGGTTTAAGCTAACCAAATTGCAAttacaaaaaaagtaaaaacagtCTTACTTGGATTATAACGGCCAAAGATGATGTCAGCGATGGCTATACCACCAGCTTCTCCGGGGTAACCAACCACAAGATTCCGGCGATTTTCGGATCATTCTTAGCGAAAGTAATATCAAAGCCTCCACCAGACATGATCACAAGCAAGACAGGTCCTTTAGCAGCTTTAGCCACTTGTGTCACCAGCTCTTGTTGTTGTCCAGGAAGGTTCAAATCAACTCTATCACGGCTCTCTGCCTCTATAGACTGATCCGCACCCATCACTAACATCGTCACATCCGCATCTGCGGCTAGCTTCGTGGCGCCTTCTACATCCGCCACCGCGCAAGCCACATTGGAACATCCTTGTAGATACGTTGTTGGCACGGTCCCGGCCAATCCTTGAAGCGGCGTTGTGTACTTGCACGGCGTGCCTTCGTAGTTTCCGATCATTGTTTTTGGTGACATTAGCGTTCGGTCCAATCACGGCTAGTGATTTGATCGTTGTATGAGAGAGAGGTAAGCATCCGGTGTTTTTCAGCAGGACAATGCCTTGTCTCGCTGCTTCTGCGGCTA includes:
- the LOC106366245 gene encoding magnesium transporter MRS2-2, encoding MAHNSVNMVATKTKPQSSRSWVSIVATGESEALDVDKYAIMHRVQIHARDLRILDPNLSYPSTILGRERAIVLNLEHIKAIITSEEVLLRDPSDEHVIPVVKELERRLPVGNEEHHGQGDGKESSNAHNDADAGEEDESPFEFRALEVFLEAICSFLAARTTELETAAYPALDELTSKISSRNLDRVRKLKSAMTRLTARVQKVRDELEQLLDDDDDMADLYLSRKLFSASSASTSPNYYLTSPTIGSKISRASRASLATVRGDENDVEELEMLLEAYFMQIDSTLNRLTTLREYIDDTEDYINIQLDNHRNQLIQLELVLSSGTVCSSFYSLVAGIFGMNIPYTWNNDHGYMFKYVVIGTGMCCVILFVFIMSHARYKGLVGS
- the LOC106366244 gene encoding LOW QUALITY PROTEIN: beta-D-xylosidase 4 (The sequence of the model RefSeq protein was modified relative to this genomic sequence to represent the inferred CDS: inserted 1 base in 1 codon; deleted 2 bases in 2 codons); translation: MYNVGLAGLTYWSPNVNIFRDPRWGRGQETPGEDPLLSSKYASGYVKGLQETDCGDANRLKVAACCKHYTAYDVDNWKGVERYNFNAVVNQQDMDDTYQPPFKSCVVDGNVASVMCSYNQVNGKPTCADPDLLAGVIRGEWKLYGYIVSDCDSVDVLYKNQHYTKTPEEAAAISINAGLDLNCGSFLGQHTEAAVKAGLVSEAAINKAISNNFLTLMRLGFFDGDPKKQIYGGLGPKDVCTPANQELAAEAARQGIVLLKNTGCLPLSHTTIKSLAVIGPNANVTKTMIGNYEGTPCKYTTPLQGLAGTVPTTYLQGCSNVACAVADVEGATKLAADADVTMLVMGADQSIEAESRDRVDLNLPGQQQELVTQVAKAAKGPVLLVIMSGGGFDITFAKNDPKIAGILWXGYPGEAGGIAIADIIFGRYNPSGRLPMTWYPQSYVEKVPMTNMNMRPDTSNGYPGRTYRFYTGETVYSFGDGLSYTKFSHSLVKAPRVVSLRLEENHVCRSSECQSLDAVGPHCENTVSGFEVQVKVRNGGEREGVHTVFLFTTPPEVHGAPRKHLLGFEKIRLGKMEEAVVKFKVDVCKDLSVVDEIGKRKIGLGQHRLHVGDLKHSLSIRI